In Paraburkholderia aromaticivorans, a single window of DNA contains:
- a CDS encoding zinc ribbon domain-containing protein YjdM, producing the protein MSDVPPCPNCAQENTYPDGTLNVCADCGHEWSPHSMQASDDLQEMNVVRDANGNALSDGDSVVLVKDLRVKGSSITLKVGTRVKSIRLVEGDHEVDCRMDAGSFMLKACYLRKV; encoded by the coding sequence ATGTCGGATGTACCGCCGTGTCCAAACTGTGCCCAGGAGAACACCTACCCTGACGGCACGCTAAATGTTTGTGCTGATTGTGGTCACGAATGGTCGCCCCACTCGATGCAGGCGTCGGACGACCTGCAGGAGATGAACGTTGTCAGGGACGCAAATGGGAATGCCCTGTCAGACGGAGATTCGGTGGTTCTGGTAAAGGATCTGCGCGTCAAAGGCTCCTCAATCACACTGAAGGTGGGCACCCGCGTCAAGAGCATCCGTCTGGTGGAAGGTGATCACGAAGTGGACTGCAGGATGGACGCGGGCAGTTTCATGCTTAAGGCGTGCTATCTGAGGAAGGTCTGA